From the Quercus lobata isolate SW786 chromosome 6, ValleyOak3.0 Primary Assembly, whole genome shotgun sequence genome, one window contains:
- the LOC115950060 gene encoding xyloglucan galactosyltransferase MUR3-like — protein sequence MEALFVGKFRSQLWFVLLISFLLGSILLFFYHSAITGGDQNNGVTFLVNNFVNVIQDRKNKSIDFAVNSSHRTITLSTNYHNSTFELTTNRNSGGQVSQEKNETIEHISPSLDSCSGRYIYMHDVPRKFNEDLLKDCHSLIKWFDMCQYISNLGLGPKIENSERVLSSKGWFATNQFTLGIIFHNRMKQYKCLTNDSLLASAIYVPFYPGFDVSRYLWGFNISVRDAASFALVKWLTQKPEWKRMWGRDHFLVGGRPAWDLRRQTDDDSDWGSKLMLLPESNNITLLSVEASLWNNDFAIPYPTYFHPSKDVQVRKWQKKMRRMERRYLFTFTGAPRPNSAGAIRGELIDQCQSSSTCNFVSCLHGAKKCEDPLKVLKAFQSSVFCLQPTGDSLTRRSTFDSILAGCIPVFFHPGSAYAQYIWYMPRNHTKYSVFIPRNDLKDRKVLINETLLQVPKKEVLAMREEVIKLIPRIVYADPSYRLESLEDAFDIAVKGVLDRVEAVRRGIKKGKDPSIGFAEYNVTKF from the coding sequence ATGGAGGCGTTGTTCGTCGGAAAGTTCCGTTCTCAACTCTGGTTTGTCTTACTCATATCTTTTCTTTTAGGCTCGATACtgctttttttttatcattcggCTATAACTGGTGGGGATCAAAATAATGGGGTCACCTTTCTGGTCAACAACTTTGTGAATGTAATCCAAGACCGTAAAAATAAATCTATTGATTTCGCTGTAAATTCTAGCCACCGAACAATTACTTTATCAACCAATTATCATAATTCTACTTTTGAATTGACCACGAATAGGAATTCTGGTGGACAAGTGTCACAAGAAAAGAATGAGACAATTGAACACATTAGTCCAAGTTTAGATTCATGTTCTGGTCGATATATTTATATGCATGATGTTCCTAGGAAATTCAACGAGGACTTGCTCAAGGATTGCCATTCTCTTATCAAATGGTTCGATATGTGCCAGTATATATCAAACCTGGGGCTTGGTCCTAAGATTGAAAATTCGGAAAGGGTTTTATCGAGCAAGGGCTGGTTTGCAACAAACCAATTTACGTTAGGAATCATATTCCACAACAGGATGAAGCAGTACAAGTGCTTAACCAATGATTCATTGTTGGCTTCAGCAATATATGTACCATTTTATCCTGGCTTTGATGTGAGTCGTTACCTTTGGGGCTTTAACATCTCAGTGAGAGATGCAGCTTCTTTTGCTCTTGTCAAGTGGCTTACACAAAAACCCGAATGGAAAAGAATGTGGGGTAGAGATCACTTCTTGGTAGGAGGGAGGCCAGCTTGGGATTTAAGGAGACAAACAGATGACGATTCTGATTGGGGTTCAAAGCTTATGTTATTGCCCGAATCTAACAACATAACTTTGTTATCAGTTGAAGCAAGCTTGTGGAACAATGACTTTGCAATACCATATCCTACGTACTTCCATCCATCCAAGGACGTTCAGGTAAGAAAGTGgcaaaaaaaaatgagaagaatgGAAAGGCGGTACTTGTTCACTTTCACTGGTGCCCCACGACCCAATTCAGCAGGTGCCATTCGAGGTGAGCTTATTGATCAATGTCAGTCTTCATCCACATGCAACTTTGTTTCTTGTTTACATGGAGCAAAAAAGTGTGAGGACCCTTTAAAAGTGTTAAAGGCGTTTCAGAGCTCAGTTTTTTGCTTACAGCCTACTGGGGATTCATTAACTAGACGATCAACTTTTGATTCCATTTTGGCGGGGTGTATTCCGGTTTTCTTTCATCCTGGTTCTGCTTATGCACAATACATTTGGTATATGCCTAGGAACCATACCAAGTATTCTGTGTTCATACCACGAAATGATTTGAAGGACAGAAAGGTTCTTATAAATGAGACATTGCTTCAAGTTCCAAAGAAAGAAGTTTTGGCAATGAGAGAGGAAGTTATTAAGCTAATTCCAAGAATAGTTTATGCAGATCCCAGTTATAGATTGGAGAGCCTTGAAGATGCATTTGACATAGCAGTTAAGGGTGTTCTTGACAGAGTAGAGGCAGTAAGGAGGGGAATTAAGAAGGGTAAGGATCCTAGTATTGGTTTTGCAGAATACAATGTTACAAAATTCTAA
- the LOC115950061 gene encoding uncharacterized protein LOC115950061 — protein sequence MTAIFHDMMHRELKNYVDDILVKSRRQEDHVKVLRKVFERCRLFMLRMNPLKCAFGVSVGKFLGFLVHNRGIGMDPAKAVAIATIKPPAIVKGLKIFLGKVSHIRRFIPGEKEFPLDDEVLGEVAMAEVTKEQWIMKFDGSSTTNSGGTGVVLYHNGEEIVELSFKLEFPCSNNIVEYETYLTGLATALEMGIKHLKVIGNSNLVVCQAKGSFSLKEPSLATYRTLAQRMEENFCTFEIEHTYRSENRYADALAAMGS from the exons ATGACTGCCATATTTCATGACATGATGCACCGAGAACTAAAGAACTATGTGGACGACATACTAGTGAAATCGAGAAGGCAAGAAGATCATGTCAAGGTGTTAAGAAAGGTATTCGAAAGATGTAGACTTTTCATGCTAAGAATGAACCCATTGAAatgcgcctttggagtgtctgttgggaaatttttgggatttctGGTCCACAACAGAGGGATAGGCATGGACCCAGCCAAGGCAGTGGCAATAGCAACCATAAAGCCACCAGCCATAGTCAAAGGGTTGAAAATTTTCCTAGGAAAAGTCTCCCATATTAGGAGGTTTATCCCTG GAGAAAAGGAGTTCCCGCTAGACGATGAGGTACTAGGAGAAGTAGCTATGGCAGAAGTGACCAAAGAACAGTGGATCATGAAGTTTGATGGTTCCTCTACGACAAACTCAGGAGGCACGGGAGTGGTCCTTTATCACAATGGTGAAGAGATCGTGGAACTCTCATTCAAGTTGGAATTTCCATGTTCAAACAATATAGTGGAATATGAGACCTACTTAACAGGGTTGGCAACAGCCCTCGAAATGGGAATCAAACACCTAAAGGTGATAGGCAACTCCAATTTGGTAGTCTGCCAGGCTAAGGGGAGTTTTTCTTTAAAGGAGCCAAGTCTAGCCACGTATAGGACACTAGCCCAAAGGATGGAGGAAAATTTTTGTACATTTGAAATAGAGCACACTTATAGGAGTGAGAATCGATATGCGGATGCATTGGCCGCAATGGGCTCATAA